The DNA region CACGAATCCAAAATTGTAGTTATAGGATTCCTGCACCGAGATCGAATCATCGGTGATCGTAATCACCCCGTCATCAGTGGCGGCAGTTAAGGCTTCCATGTCCTCGGCAAAAACGGGCGGAACAAGGAACAGAGAAGCAGCCAGTAACAATATTGCTTTCACAAATACCCCCTTTTTCTTCATGATCACGAAGGGAAGATTTGGTGGCAAAATGTTATTTTCGCTCTGGCCGGGATCCAGTGTGGGCTGAAAATAAAAAAAGCCGCTGAGTTGAAGCAGCGACTCTTTTGACCAGTCTAATTTTCGTAAGAAAACTATTGTTGGATTTTACCAGTTACTTGGAAGTGCAAACCTACAGTAGTTGCACCAGCGCCGCATTGAAGAGCAGCGTCAGAAGCTGGAACGTAGATCGCTGCGCGACCGTGAAGGTATTTGTAGTTGTTGAATTTCAAAGAAGCATCAAGGAATGCTTTACCGTTAGCGCAAGCAGAAGTGCCTTCGATTGCGTAAGCGCGAGAGTCAACAAGTTGAGCTGTTTTGTTAACGTTGTCAGCAAGTACCAATGCAGAGTATTTGCATACAGAACCTTCTTCAGAGAACGTGCCTTTGATCAAAAGGTTATCCAAAGAGTAGTCAGTCGTCGCAGTTGCCAATTGAACATTGTAAGCCGCGAAGTCAGCTGGGATAGTTTGTGTTTGAGTGTTGCCATCGTCACAAACGAAAGCTGTGAATTTAGACATCCAACGCTCACCTGGAAGAGTCAAATCTTCGTTTGGTGCTGCAAAAGCAGAAGAAAGAGACAAAGTAGCTAGCAATACTAGAACTGATTTCATGTAGATCCTCCTAAAGGATTAGTTAATAAGGTGGAGTTGTTTTACCAAGAAGATTAAAAAGGGCAAGAAAACCACCAAAATTAAACTTTTGGTTTTCAATGCCTTTTCAACTCGCTTGCTTTAGGGGGATTAAGTGTATTTTAACGATGAACAAATGTTAATTAAGGATTCTAACAGAGGTTACGTACATAAGCTCGCAGGCGCCGGCGCCGCGGTCCTCACGCGTTAATGAACTTTTCCATTCGCCGCCATTTTTTCCGCTGAATAAAACCAGCTCACCATTCAGTTCAATCAGATTTCCTTCGCGAAGTGAAAGCAGTAAGTCCTTTATCACTTTGTTCGCGGGGATCATGTGAACATTGGCACTGTGGTGAAGCATCTCATTTTTCGGAAGGGGTGGGGTGCGCCATTTGATGTGATAATAACGTAGTGATTGCCCGATACTGAGTTCATTTAAAACTTTGGAATCCGACATCGGTCCCCAACCCAAGGCAAGGTCGATGGGTGAAATCGCAGCACCGGGGTCGAACCAAAAACGATTTGTGGAAAGGACTCGGGCCCGAATCTTATAGCGCGCCAAAGGCTCGGCCACGCCGGAGTCAAGGATGATGGCTTTGCGCTCGGCCTCGGGAATAGCTTCTTGCTGAGGATCCTCTTTGACCAAAACACCATCGGGAACGGCCACCGGGCGGCTATTCCAGTGCAGAAAGGTCGCTAATAAAACGGCCCCCAGAATGATGTTCTTTCGATTTAATTCCAGCATCCGATTATTTTGAGAGCAAAAGACGAGCTTAGCAAGTTTTTGTCATGGGATTGGACCAAGCTGTGGCCTGATACGTCAGTTTGAGATATTATATCTGTATGAATTTGAACACCGCTTTATTACTGATCGACGTCCAATCAAAAATGTTTGCTCCCTTTAAGCCGGTCCATGCATCCGAAGACCTTCTGGAAAACCTTCAGAAACTGCTGCGCTTGACGCGGGCTTCGGGGACGCCGGTGATTTTCGTTCAGAATAACGGGCAAGCCGGGGATCTTGATGAAACCCGAACAGAAGGTTGGATGTTGCATCCGGAAATGGAAATCCAAGGCGGGGACTTGATTGTGCAAAAGGCCTTGCATGACCCGTTTACCGGAACGGAGCTGCATAATGTTTTGCAAAAAAAAGGTATCAAAAAGTTGATTATCGCCGGAATGCAGTCGGAAACCTGTATCGCCGCCACTTGTCGCAAAGCTCACGAATTGGGTTACGGTGTGACGTTGGTCAGTGACTCGCACAGTACCTACGCAACGGGCGGCAATACCGCTGAGGAAATCATTCAGGGCATCAACGCCGAAATGAAGGAGCTTGTCAGCCTGTGGCGGGTCTCCGACGTGGAATTCTAAAACTGGCCCCTCAAAGTGTGGCGGCCAGCCGCCTGTTATGCTCCAAAGCATACAACGCAATATGCCCAGCCAGCTCGCTGGGCTTTTTCGTTGTACACCAAGTTTTTCTGATCAATCGATTGATATTCGCCCGCAACATTGCACAAGTGTGATTCAACGAAAAGATCGGATCCCATTTCAGCTTTTTAAGTTCACCCTGTCCTACGACGGCTCCGCGCCCACCCAAAACCGTAACGTGCTTTGCCTGCGGAAAGTACCTTTTCACATCAGATGGATAGGTTGGGTTTGAATCAGATCTGATAAGCGCATTCGGATGAACCAGTTCGGTCATATTTGAGAACAATTTTTTCCTAGCTTGACCACGGTGGTCCGGTCGATATCCGTATTTCTTTCTAGCGGGAACTGCCAGTTTCCCTTTGGCTGGCATCTGTGCAACTTCAAACCCCAATATCCTTCTCGTCTTGAACTCCACCATCAAAGTTACTGAGAGCGGTTTGTATTTGGTGTGTTCAAATGTTTCCAAGTCATCGAATTCAACCTC from Bdellovibrio sp. GT3 includes:
- a CDS encoding cysteine hydrolase family protein produces the protein MNLNTALLLIDVQSKMFAPFKPVHASEDLLENLQKLLRLTRASGTPVIFVQNNGQAGDLDETRTEGWMLHPEMEIQGGDLIVQKALHDPFTGTELHNVLQKKGIKKLIIAGMQSETCIAATCRKAHELGYGVTLVSDSHSTYATGGNTAEEIIQGINAEMKELVSLWRVSDVEF
- a CDS encoding transposase, producing MSFSAATTSRLKSQKKRHLNKDVRKLMTGLVSQREAARILGINRKTVVRKFRFLAETAKSELHEENKQLPPAVEVEFDDLETFEHTKYKPLSVTLMVEFKTRRILGFEVAQMPAKGKLAVPARKKYGYRPDHRGQARKKLFSNMTELVHPNALIRSDSNPTYPSDVKRYFPQAKHVTVLGGRGAVVGQGELKKLKWDPIFSLNHTCAMLRANINRLIRKTWCTTKKPSELAGHIALYALEHNRRLAATL